One Nocardiopsis gilva YIM 90087 genomic window, AATCGGTTAGAGCGATCAAACCCGCCGAGCGTTCCATATCCGTCGACATAGCCGCCTGACTCCCGGCGATTTCACCCGGAGCGACAATGCCGCGACGCACAGCCCGCCCCACCTGGACCAGAACTGGCCGGATGTGGACGCGGCGGAGCATCGCGGCACGGACCCGCTCGGCCGGCGGAGTCAGCGGATCTCGCGGGCCTCGTCGACGAGCAGCACCGGAATACCGTCGCGGATCGGGTAGGCCAGGCCGCTCTCGTCGCAGATCAGTTCGCCCGCCTCGGCGTCGAGGCGCAGCGGGGCCTTGCTCTTGGGGCAGGCCAGGATCTCCAGCAGCCAGTCGTCGATCTTCGCGCTCATGCTCATCTTCTCGTCTCGTGGTCGTGGGCGGCCCGCGAGGGGCACGCGGGCGGCGGAGTCAGGCCCGGATGATGGCCAGGACGTCGTCGCGAAGCTTGGCCATGGTCTCGGTGTCGGGCGCCTCCACGTTGAGCCGCAGCAGCGGCTCGGTGTTGGAGGCACGCAGGTTGAACCAGCTCCCATCGGCGAGCGCCACGGTCAGCCCATCGAGGTCGTCGATCCGGGCATCGGCGCGGCCGGTGTAGGCGGCCTCGACGGCGGCCATGCGCCCGCTCGCGTCGGCGACCTCGGAGTTGATCTCACCCGAAGCCGCGTAGCGCGAGTACTCGGCGGTGATCTCCGACAGTTTACCGGTGCTGGAGCCGAGGAACCGCAGGACGTGCATCGCGGCCAGCATGCCGGTGTCGGCCCGCCAGAAGTCCCGGAAGTAGTAGTGCGCCGAGTGCTCGCCGCCGAAGATCGCCCCGGTCTGGGCCATCGTCTCCTTGATGAAGGAGTGGCCGACGCGGGTGCGCACCGGCTCGCCGCCGTTCTCGCGGACGATCTCCGGAACGGCGTGCGAGGTGATCAGGTTGTGGATGATGGTCGCGCCGGGCTCCTTGGCCAGCTCGCGGACCGCGACCATGGCGGTGATGGCCGACGGCGGCACCGGCTCGCCGCGCTCGTCGACGACGAAGCAGCGGTCGGCGTCGCCGTCGAAGGCCACACCGATGTCGGCGCCGGTGGCGCGCACCTTGTCCTGCAGGTCGACGATGTTGTCCGGGTCGAGGGGGTTGGCCGGGTGGTTCGGGAAGGTGCCGTCGAGCTCGAAGAACAGCGGCACGATCTCCAGGGGGAGCGGGTCCAGCACCGTGTCGCCGAGCACGGCCGGAACGGTGTGGCCGCCCATGCCGTTCCCGGCGTCGACGACGACCTTCAGCGGTCGGACGTCGGTGAGGTCCACGAGCGAGCGCAGGTGCGCGGCGTACGCGGCGAGCATGTCCCGCTCGGTGATGGAGCCCGTCGGGCCGTCGTGCGGGGGCACGCCCTTCTCGGCGAGCGTGCGGATCTCGTCCAGCCCGGTCTCCGAGCTGATCGGCGCCGCCTCGGCCTTGCACATCTTGATGCCGTTGTACTGGGCCGGGTTGTGGCTGGCGGTGAACATCGCGCCCGGGAGACCGAGGTGCCCGGAGGCGAAGTAGAGCAGGTCGGTCGAGCCCAGCCCGGCGAAGACGACGTCGAGGCCCTGGCCGGTGACGCCTTCGGCGAAGGCGGTCGCGAGCTCGGGAGAGGAGGGGCGCATGTCGTACGCGACCACCACGGCGTCGCCTCCGACGACGCGCGCGAACGCCGCGCCGATGGCGCGCGAGATGTCGGCGTCGAGCGTGTCCGGGACCACGCCCCGGACGTCGTATGCCTTGAAGATCTGACCGAGGTCGCCCACAGCTGCTCC contains:
- a CDS encoding phosphomannomutase/phosphoglucomutase, whose amino-acid sequence is MGDLGQIFKAYDVRGVVPDTLDADISRAIGAAFARVVGGDAVVVAYDMRPSSPELATAFAEGVTGQGLDVVFAGLGSTDLLYFASGHLGLPGAMFTASHNPAQYNGIKMCKAEAAPISSETGLDEIRTLAEKGVPPHDGPTGSITERDMLAAYAAHLRSLVDLTDVRPLKVVVDAGNGMGGHTVPAVLGDTVLDPLPLEIVPLFFELDGTFPNHPANPLDPDNIVDLQDKVRATGADIGVAFDGDADRCFVVDERGEPVPPSAITAMVAVRELAKEPGATIIHNLITSHAVPEIVRENGGEPVRTRVGHSFIKETMAQTGAIFGGEHSAHYYFRDFWRADTGMLAAMHVLRFLGSSTGKLSEITAEYSRYAASGEINSEVADASGRMAAVEAAYTGRADARIDDLDGLTVALADGSWFNLRASNTEPLLRLNVEAPDTETMAKLRDDVLAIIRA
- a CDS encoding Trm112 family protein — its product is MSAKIDDWLLEILACPKSKAPLRLDAEAGELICDESGLAYPIRDGIPVLLVDEAREIR